The Engystomops pustulosus chromosome 4, aEngPut4.maternal, whole genome shotgun sequence genome contains a region encoding:
- the LOC140125959 gene encoding WASH complex subunit 1-like isoform X4 — protein sequence MEAYDTQGVKARRGNSGGADAGSSSPRAAVWGAVAMPQRMSMERQAYSVPLIQPDLRREETIQQISLTLQQLQSVSNDIFNRILQRVETNRSQLKNINDRVTLAQAKIEKVKGSKKAIKVFSSAKYPAPERLQEFCSIFSGADDSWTEKRTRHKIQSKHRALDEQALQEKLKYYPVYVSPRGQEEEAAEEGLGSLPPNINSVSSLLLFNTTENLYKKYVFLDPLAGVVTRTNQPLEGDDEDRLFDAPLSISKREQLERQTAENYFYVPDLGEVPEIDVPYYLPDLPGVADDLMYSADLGPGIAPSAPGGPIPELPTFSTEEVPEPIRADAQDGRLLPPPPPPPPPPPPPPPPMSPPAPPLPPSQPSAPVPDQTGDTAPVQGAPKEVVKPSEGRASLLESIRQAGGIGKAKLRSVKEKKLEKKKMKEQEQGAKRLRSSGEGDRRRRRSHVRPVQQAGHEKERNLREGSGCRERRFSCRGVCQDLGYYPTPPPTAGHAGRSRRG from the exons ggggcgctgtggcgATGCCTCAGAGGATGTCCATGGAGCGCCAGGCCTACTCTGTGCCGCTCATCCAGCCGGACCTGCGCAGGGAAGAGACCATCCAGCAGATCAGCCTCACCCTGCAGCAGCTCCAGAGCGTCTCCAACGACATCTTCAACAG GATCCTTCAACGAGTGGAGACCAACCGGTCCCAACTGAAGAACATCAATGACCGGGTCACCCTGGCGCAGGCCAAGATAGAGAAGGTCAAGGGCAGCAAAAAGGCCATAAAg GTGTTCTCTAGCGCCAAGTACCCGGCCCCGGAGCGTCTCCAGGAGTTCTGCTCCATCTTCTCCGGAGCCGATGACTCGTGGACAGAGAAGAGGACGAGGCACAAGATCCAGAGCAAGCACCGGGCGCTGGACGAGCAGGCGCTGCAG gagaaactcAAGTACTACCCCGTATACGTCAGCCCCAGGGGGCAAGAAGAGGAGGCGGCGGAGGAGGGGCTGGGGAGTCTGCCCCCCAATATTAACtccgtcagctccctgctcctcttCAACACCACAGAGAACCT GTATAAGAAGTACGTGTTCCTGGACCCTCTGGCCGGGGTGGTGACCCGCACTAACCAGCCACTAGAGGGCGACGATGAGGACCGGCTGTTTGATGCCCCCCTGTCCATCTCTAAGCGGGAGCAGCTGGAGAGGCAG ACGGCTGAGAATTACTTCTACGTTCCGGATTTGGGTGAAGTCCCTGAGATCGATGTCCCTTATTACCTGCCGGATCTTCCTGGGGTGGCGGACGACCTCATGTACAGCGCTGACCTGGGCCCGGGCATCGCCCCATCTGCCCCCGGGGGTCCGATCCCGGAGCTGCCCACCTTCAGCACCGAGGAGGTGCCGGAGCCCATAAGAGCag ATGCACAAGATGGCCGCCTCCTGCCTCCCCCgccgcctcctccccctcccccaccacctcctccaccccccatgtCCCCCCCTGCCCCTCCGCTGCCTCCATCACAGCCCAGTGCCCCGGTGCCGGACCAGACTGGTGATACTG CCCCCGTCCAAGGAGCCCCCAAAGAGGTGGTGAAGCCCTCGGAAGGGCGCGCGTCTCTGCTGGAGTCCATCCGCCAGGCGGGAGGCATCGGGAAAGCCAAACTGCGCAGCGTCAAGGAGAAGAAGCtggagaagaagaagatgaaggaGCAGGAACAAGGTGCCAAGAGGTTACGCAGCAGCGG TGAGGGCGACCGCAGGAGGAGGAGATCTCATGTCCGACCTGTTCAACAAGCTGGCCATGAGAAGGAAAG GAATCTCCGGGAAGGGTCCGGCTGCCGGGAGCGGAGATTCTCCTGCCGGGGCGTTTGCCAGGATCTCGGATACTatcccacccctccccccaccGCAGGCCACGCCGGGAGAAGCCGACGAGGATGA
- the LOC140125959 gene encoding WASH complex subunit 1-like isoform X2 — MPRQRHVCSQDARWGAVAMPQRMSMERQAYSVPLIQPDLRREETIQQISLTLQQLQSVSNDIFNRILQRVETNRSQLKNINDRVTLAQAKIEKVKGSKKAIKVFSSAKYPAPERLQEFCSIFSGADDSWTEKRTRHKIQSKHRALDEQALQEKLKYYPVYVSPRGQEEEAAEEGLGSLPPNINSVSSLLLFNTTENLYKKYVFLDPLAGVVTRTNQPLEGDDEDRLFDAPLSISKREQLERQTAENYFYVPDLGEVPEIDVPYYLPDLPGVADDLMYSADLGPGIAPSAPGGPIPELPTFSTEEVPEPIRADAQDGRLLPPPPPPPPPPPPPPPPMSPPAPPLPPSQPSAPVPDQTGDTGEDSPLLLPNCTFGSCAQTSPLYLPAPVQGAPKEVVKPSEGRASLLESIRQAGGIGKAKLRSVKEKKLEKKKMKEQEQVRATAGGGDLMSDLFNKLAMRRKGISGKGPAAGSGDSPAGAFARISDTIPPLPPPQATPGEADEDEWES, encoded by the exons ggggcgctgtggcgATGCCTCAGAGGATGTCCATGGAGCGCCAGGCCTACTCTGTGCCGCTCATCCAGCCGGACCTGCGCAGGGAAGAGACCATCCAGCAGATCAGCCTCACCCTGCAGCAGCTCCAGAGCGTCTCCAACGACATCTTCAACAG GATCCTTCAACGAGTGGAGACCAACCGGTCCCAACTGAAGAACATCAATGACCGGGTCACCCTGGCGCAGGCCAAGATAGAGAAGGTCAAGGGCAGCAAAAAGGCCATAAAg GTGTTCTCTAGCGCCAAGTACCCGGCCCCGGAGCGTCTCCAGGAGTTCTGCTCCATCTTCTCCGGAGCCGATGACTCGTGGACAGAGAAGAGGACGAGGCACAAGATCCAGAGCAAGCACCGGGCGCTGGACGAGCAGGCGCTGCAG gagaaactcAAGTACTACCCCGTATACGTCAGCCCCAGGGGGCAAGAAGAGGAGGCGGCGGAGGAGGGGCTGGGGAGTCTGCCCCCCAATATTAACtccgtcagctccctgctcctcttCAACACCACAGAGAACCT GTATAAGAAGTACGTGTTCCTGGACCCTCTGGCCGGGGTGGTGACCCGCACTAACCAGCCACTAGAGGGCGACGATGAGGACCGGCTGTTTGATGCCCCCCTGTCCATCTCTAAGCGGGAGCAGCTGGAGAGGCAG ACGGCTGAGAATTACTTCTACGTTCCGGATTTGGGTGAAGTCCCTGAGATCGATGTCCCTTATTACCTGCCGGATCTTCCTGGGGTGGCGGACGACCTCATGTACAGCGCTGACCTGGGCCCGGGCATCGCCCCATCTGCCCCCGGGGGTCCGATCCCGGAGCTGCCCACCTTCAGCACCGAGGAGGTGCCGGAGCCCATAAGAGCag ATGCACAAGATGGCCGCCTCCTGCCTCCCCCgccgcctcctccccctcccccaccacctcctccaccccccatgtCCCCCCCTGCCCCTCCGCTGCCTCCATCACAGCCCAGTGCCCCGGTGCCGGACCAGACTGGTGATACTGGTGAGGActcgcccctcctcctccccaatTGTACATTTGGCTCCTGTGCTCAGACGTCTCCCCTTTATCTCCCAGCCCCCGTCCAAGGAGCCCCCAAAGAGGTGGTGAAGCCCTCGGAAGGGCGCGCGTCTCTGCTGGAGTCCATCCGCCAGGCGGGAGGCATCGGGAAAGCCAAACTGCGCAGCGTCAAGGAGAAGAAGCtggagaagaagaagatgaaggaGCAGGAACAAG TGAGGGCGACCGCAGGAGGAGGAGATCTCATGTCCGACCTGTTCAACAAGCTGGCCATGAGAAGGAAAG GAATCTCCGGGAAGGGTCCGGCTGCCGGGAGCGGAGATTCTCCTGCCGGGGCGTTTGCCAGGATCTCGGATACTatcccacccctccccccaccGCAGGCCACGCCGGGAGAAGCCGACGAGGATGAATGGGAGTCCTAG
- the LOC140125959 gene encoding WASH complex subunit 1-like isoform X5: MEAYDTQGVKARRGNSGGADAGSSSPRAAVWGAVAMPQRMSMERQAYSVPLIQPDLRREETIQQISLTLQQLQSVSNDIFNRILQRVETNRSQLKNINDRVTLAQAKIEKVKGSKKAIKVFSSAKYPAPERLQEFCSIFSGADDSWTEKRTRHKIQSKHRALDEQALQEKLKYYPVYVSPRGQEEEAAEEGLGSLPPNINSVSSLLLFNTTENLYKKYVFLDPLAGVVTRTNQPLEGDDEDRLFDAPLSISKREQLERQTAENYFYVPDLGEVPEIDVPYYLPDLPGVADDLMYSADLGPGIAPSAPGGPIPELPTFSTEEVPEPIRADAQDGRLLPPPPPPPPPPPPPPPPMSPPAPPLPPSQPSAPVPDQTGDTAPVQGAPKEVVKPSEGRASLLESIRQAGGIGKAKLRSVKEKKLEKKKMKEQEQVRATAGGGDLMSDLFNKLAMRRKGISGKGPAAGSGDSPAGAFARISDTIPPLPPPQATPGEADEDEWES; this comes from the exons ggggcgctgtggcgATGCCTCAGAGGATGTCCATGGAGCGCCAGGCCTACTCTGTGCCGCTCATCCAGCCGGACCTGCGCAGGGAAGAGACCATCCAGCAGATCAGCCTCACCCTGCAGCAGCTCCAGAGCGTCTCCAACGACATCTTCAACAG GATCCTTCAACGAGTGGAGACCAACCGGTCCCAACTGAAGAACATCAATGACCGGGTCACCCTGGCGCAGGCCAAGATAGAGAAGGTCAAGGGCAGCAAAAAGGCCATAAAg GTGTTCTCTAGCGCCAAGTACCCGGCCCCGGAGCGTCTCCAGGAGTTCTGCTCCATCTTCTCCGGAGCCGATGACTCGTGGACAGAGAAGAGGACGAGGCACAAGATCCAGAGCAAGCACCGGGCGCTGGACGAGCAGGCGCTGCAG gagaaactcAAGTACTACCCCGTATACGTCAGCCCCAGGGGGCAAGAAGAGGAGGCGGCGGAGGAGGGGCTGGGGAGTCTGCCCCCCAATATTAACtccgtcagctccctgctcctcttCAACACCACAGAGAACCT GTATAAGAAGTACGTGTTCCTGGACCCTCTGGCCGGGGTGGTGACCCGCACTAACCAGCCACTAGAGGGCGACGATGAGGACCGGCTGTTTGATGCCCCCCTGTCCATCTCTAAGCGGGAGCAGCTGGAGAGGCAG ACGGCTGAGAATTACTTCTACGTTCCGGATTTGGGTGAAGTCCCTGAGATCGATGTCCCTTATTACCTGCCGGATCTTCCTGGGGTGGCGGACGACCTCATGTACAGCGCTGACCTGGGCCCGGGCATCGCCCCATCTGCCCCCGGGGGTCCGATCCCGGAGCTGCCCACCTTCAGCACCGAGGAGGTGCCGGAGCCCATAAGAGCag ATGCACAAGATGGCCGCCTCCTGCCTCCCCCgccgcctcctccccctcccccaccacctcctccaccccccatgtCCCCCCCTGCCCCTCCGCTGCCTCCATCACAGCCCAGTGCCCCGGTGCCGGACCAGACTGGTGATACTG CCCCCGTCCAAGGAGCCCCCAAAGAGGTGGTGAAGCCCTCGGAAGGGCGCGCGTCTCTGCTGGAGTCCATCCGCCAGGCGGGAGGCATCGGGAAAGCCAAACTGCGCAGCGTCAAGGAGAAGAAGCtggagaagaagaagatgaaggaGCAGGAACAAG TGAGGGCGACCGCAGGAGGAGGAGATCTCATGTCCGACCTGTTCAACAAGCTGGCCATGAGAAGGAAAG GAATCTCCGGGAAGGGTCCGGCTGCCGGGAGCGGAGATTCTCCTGCCGGGGCGTTTGCCAGGATCTCGGATACTatcccacccctccccccaccGCAGGCCACGCCGGGAGAAGCCGACGAGGATGAATGGGAGTCCTAG
- the LOC140125959 gene encoding WASH complex subunit 1-like isoform X1, which yields MEAYDTQGVKARRGNSGGADAGSSSPRAAVWGAVAMPQRMSMERQAYSVPLIQPDLRREETIQQISLTLQQLQSVSNDIFNRILQRVETNRSQLKNINDRVTLAQAKIEKVKGSKKAIKVFSSAKYPAPERLQEFCSIFSGADDSWTEKRTRHKIQSKHRALDEQALQEKLKYYPVYVSPRGQEEEAAEEGLGSLPPNINSVSSLLLFNTTENLYKKYVFLDPLAGVVTRTNQPLEGDDEDRLFDAPLSISKREQLERQTAENYFYVPDLGEVPEIDVPYYLPDLPGVADDLMYSADLGPGIAPSAPGGPIPELPTFSTEEVPEPIRADAQDGRLLPPPPPPPPPPPPPPPPMSPPAPPLPPSQPSAPVPDQTGDTGEDSPLLLPNCTFGSCAQTSPLYLPAPVQGAPKEVVKPSEGRASLLESIRQAGGIGKAKLRSVKEKKLEKKKMKEQEQVRATAGGGDLMSDLFNKLAMRRKGISGKGPAAGSGDSPAGAFARISDTIPPLPPPQATPGEADEDEWES from the exons ggggcgctgtggcgATGCCTCAGAGGATGTCCATGGAGCGCCAGGCCTACTCTGTGCCGCTCATCCAGCCGGACCTGCGCAGGGAAGAGACCATCCAGCAGATCAGCCTCACCCTGCAGCAGCTCCAGAGCGTCTCCAACGACATCTTCAACAG GATCCTTCAACGAGTGGAGACCAACCGGTCCCAACTGAAGAACATCAATGACCGGGTCACCCTGGCGCAGGCCAAGATAGAGAAGGTCAAGGGCAGCAAAAAGGCCATAAAg GTGTTCTCTAGCGCCAAGTACCCGGCCCCGGAGCGTCTCCAGGAGTTCTGCTCCATCTTCTCCGGAGCCGATGACTCGTGGACAGAGAAGAGGACGAGGCACAAGATCCAGAGCAAGCACCGGGCGCTGGACGAGCAGGCGCTGCAG gagaaactcAAGTACTACCCCGTATACGTCAGCCCCAGGGGGCAAGAAGAGGAGGCGGCGGAGGAGGGGCTGGGGAGTCTGCCCCCCAATATTAACtccgtcagctccctgctcctcttCAACACCACAGAGAACCT GTATAAGAAGTACGTGTTCCTGGACCCTCTGGCCGGGGTGGTGACCCGCACTAACCAGCCACTAGAGGGCGACGATGAGGACCGGCTGTTTGATGCCCCCCTGTCCATCTCTAAGCGGGAGCAGCTGGAGAGGCAG ACGGCTGAGAATTACTTCTACGTTCCGGATTTGGGTGAAGTCCCTGAGATCGATGTCCCTTATTACCTGCCGGATCTTCCTGGGGTGGCGGACGACCTCATGTACAGCGCTGACCTGGGCCCGGGCATCGCCCCATCTGCCCCCGGGGGTCCGATCCCGGAGCTGCCCACCTTCAGCACCGAGGAGGTGCCGGAGCCCATAAGAGCag ATGCACAAGATGGCCGCCTCCTGCCTCCCCCgccgcctcctccccctcccccaccacctcctccaccccccatgtCCCCCCCTGCCCCTCCGCTGCCTCCATCACAGCCCAGTGCCCCGGTGCCGGACCAGACTGGTGATACTGGTGAGGActcgcccctcctcctccccaatTGTACATTTGGCTCCTGTGCTCAGACGTCTCCCCTTTATCTCCCAGCCCCCGTCCAAGGAGCCCCCAAAGAGGTGGTGAAGCCCTCGGAAGGGCGCGCGTCTCTGCTGGAGTCCATCCGCCAGGCGGGAGGCATCGGGAAAGCCAAACTGCGCAGCGTCAAGGAGAAGAAGCtggagaagaagaagatgaaggaGCAGGAACAAG TGAGGGCGACCGCAGGAGGAGGAGATCTCATGTCCGACCTGTTCAACAAGCTGGCCATGAGAAGGAAAG GAATCTCCGGGAAGGGTCCGGCTGCCGGGAGCGGAGATTCTCCTGCCGGGGCGTTTGCCAGGATCTCGGATACTatcccacccctccccccaccGCAGGCCACGCCGGGAGAAGCCGACGAGGATGAATGGGAGTCCTAG
- the LOC140125960 gene encoding ATP-dependent DNA helicase DDX11-like codes for MKSMISRKLFGFTEKFRGATVVNPVRDGPRTGGLQQFLQNLNHKGQGEGVAVEVGEEAPVRSASPLMQIESFLFALTNANQDGRVVVQQQGTLAQCSLKFLMLNPAVHFCEVLQDCRSVIIAGGTMQPVSDFKQQLLIAAGLLPERIVEFSCGHVIPPENILPIVLCSGPTNQQLEFTYEKRGRPDMMDETGRILVNLCNVVPGGLVCFFPSYEYEKLILDHWEKSGLLPRITAKKKIFQEPKRASHVEQVLSEYSRCIKFSGQNSGALTGAVLFSVVGGKMSEGINFSDDLGRCVVMVGMPYPNIRSPELQEKMSYLDHTLPKTHGVSAGKVLIENLCMKAVNQSIGRAIRHQGDYASVLLLDHRYSRPSVLAKLPHWIRTSTEVKQNFGPAFASIRKFFHMKKSQS; via the exons ATGAAAAGTATGATCAGCAGGAAG TTGTTCGGCTTCACTGAGAAATTTCGAGGAGCGACTGTTGTTAACCCTGTGAGAGACGGACCCAGAACCGGAGGACTGCAGCAGTTTCTACAGAACCTTAATCATAAAGGCCAAGGAGAAG GGGTCGCTGTGGAGGTGGGTGAGGAGGCTCCGGTGCGCTCGGCCTCTCCTCTCATGCAGATTGAGAGCTTCCTGTTTGCACTGACCAATGCCAACCAGGACGGGCGCGTGGTGGTGCAGCAGCAGG GTACACTAGCGCAGTGCAGCCTGAAGTTCCTGATGCTGAACCCGGCGGTGCACTTCTGTGAGGTCCTGCAGGATTGTCGCTCGGTGATCATTGCTGGGGGGACCATGCAGCCG GTCTCTGACTTTAAGCAGCAGTTACTGATAGCGGCCGGACTCCTCCCGGAGCGGATCGTGGAGTTCTCGTGTG GCCATGTGATCCCACCAGAGAACATCCTACCCATAGTGCTCTGCAGCGGCCCCACCAATCAGCAGCTGGAGTTCACCTACGAGAAGAGAGGCCGTCCTGATATG ATGGACGAAACCGGACGCATTCTTGTAAATTTATGTAACGTGGTCCCCGGGGGTCTCGTCTGCTTCTTCCCCTCCTATGAGTACGAGAAGCTGATACTGGATCACTGGGAGAAGAGCGGACTGCTGCCACGCATCACCGCCAAGAAGAAG ATATTCCAGGAGCCGAAGCGGGCGAGTCACGTGGAGCAGGTGCTGTCCGAGTACTCGAGGTGCATCAAg TTCTCGGGTCAGAACTCCGGAGCCCTGACCGGTGCGGTGCTCTTCTCTGTGGTCGGAGGGAAGATGAGCGAAGGAATAAACTTCTCCGATGACTTAGGCCG GTGTGTGGTGATGGTGGGAATGCCGTACCCCAATATCCGATCCCCTGAGCTCCAGGAGAAGATGTCATACCTGGATCACACTCTG CCCAAGACGCACGGCGTGTCCGCGGGGAAGGTACTGATAGAGAACCTGTGCATGAAAGCCGTCAACCAGTCCATAG GACGAGCCATCCGGCACCAGGGAGACTACGCCAGCGTCCTCCTCCTGGACCACCGCTACTCCAGACCCTCAGTCCTCGCCAAGTTACCGCACTGGATCCGCACCAGCACCGAGGTCAAGCAGAATTTTGGACCCGCATTTGCATCAATTAGAAAG TTCTTTCACATGAAGAAGTCGCAGTCCTGa
- the LOC140125959 gene encoding WASH complex subunit 1-like isoform X6 produces the protein MPQRMSMERQAYSVPLIQPDLRREETIQQISLTLQQLQSVSNDIFNRILQRVETNRSQLKNINDRVTLAQAKIEKVKGSKKAIKVFSSAKYPAPERLQEFCSIFSGADDSWTEKRTRHKIQSKHRALDEQALQEKLKYYPVYVSPRGQEEEAAEEGLGSLPPNINSVSSLLLFNTTENLYKKYVFLDPLAGVVTRTNQPLEGDDEDRLFDAPLSISKREQLERQTAENYFYVPDLGEVPEIDVPYYLPDLPGVADDLMYSADLGPGIAPSAPGGPIPELPTFSTEEVPEPIRADAQDGRLLPPPPPPPPPPPPPPPPMSPPAPPLPPSQPSAPVPDQTGDTGEDSPLLLPNCTFGSCAQTSPLYLPAPVQGAPKEVVKPSEGRASLLESIRQAGGIGKAKLRSVKEKKLEKKKMKEQEQVRATAGGGDLMSDLFNKLAMRRKGISGKGPAAGSGDSPAGAFARISDTIPPLPPPQATPGEADEDEWES, from the exons ATGCCTCAGAGGATGTCCATGGAGCGCCAGGCCTACTCTGTGCCGCTCATCCAGCCGGACCTGCGCAGGGAAGAGACCATCCAGCAGATCAGCCTCACCCTGCAGCAGCTCCAGAGCGTCTCCAACGACATCTTCAACAG GATCCTTCAACGAGTGGAGACCAACCGGTCCCAACTGAAGAACATCAATGACCGGGTCACCCTGGCGCAGGCCAAGATAGAGAAGGTCAAGGGCAGCAAAAAGGCCATAAAg GTGTTCTCTAGCGCCAAGTACCCGGCCCCGGAGCGTCTCCAGGAGTTCTGCTCCATCTTCTCCGGAGCCGATGACTCGTGGACAGAGAAGAGGACGAGGCACAAGATCCAGAGCAAGCACCGGGCGCTGGACGAGCAGGCGCTGCAG gagaaactcAAGTACTACCCCGTATACGTCAGCCCCAGGGGGCAAGAAGAGGAGGCGGCGGAGGAGGGGCTGGGGAGTCTGCCCCCCAATATTAACtccgtcagctccctgctcctcttCAACACCACAGAGAACCT GTATAAGAAGTACGTGTTCCTGGACCCTCTGGCCGGGGTGGTGACCCGCACTAACCAGCCACTAGAGGGCGACGATGAGGACCGGCTGTTTGATGCCCCCCTGTCCATCTCTAAGCGGGAGCAGCTGGAGAGGCAG ACGGCTGAGAATTACTTCTACGTTCCGGATTTGGGTGAAGTCCCTGAGATCGATGTCCCTTATTACCTGCCGGATCTTCCTGGGGTGGCGGACGACCTCATGTACAGCGCTGACCTGGGCCCGGGCATCGCCCCATCTGCCCCCGGGGGTCCGATCCCGGAGCTGCCCACCTTCAGCACCGAGGAGGTGCCGGAGCCCATAAGAGCag ATGCACAAGATGGCCGCCTCCTGCCTCCCCCgccgcctcctccccctcccccaccacctcctccaccccccatgtCCCCCCCTGCCCCTCCGCTGCCTCCATCACAGCCCAGTGCCCCGGTGCCGGACCAGACTGGTGATACTGGTGAGGActcgcccctcctcctccccaatTGTACATTTGGCTCCTGTGCTCAGACGTCTCCCCTTTATCTCCCAGCCCCCGTCCAAGGAGCCCCCAAAGAGGTGGTGAAGCCCTCGGAAGGGCGCGCGTCTCTGCTGGAGTCCATCCGCCAGGCGGGAGGCATCGGGAAAGCCAAACTGCGCAGCGTCAAGGAGAAGAAGCtggagaagaagaagatgaaggaGCAGGAACAAG TGAGGGCGACCGCAGGAGGAGGAGATCTCATGTCCGACCTGTTCAACAAGCTGGCCATGAGAAGGAAAG GAATCTCCGGGAAGGGTCCGGCTGCCGGGAGCGGAGATTCTCCTGCCGGGGCGTTTGCCAGGATCTCGGATACTatcccacccctccccccaccGCAGGCCACGCCGGGAGAAGCCGACGAGGATGAATGGGAGTCCTAG
- the LOC140125959 gene encoding WASH complex subunit 1-like isoform X3, giving the protein MTGGRTAAAAGGGAVAMPQRMSMERQAYSVPLIQPDLRREETIQQISLTLQQLQSVSNDIFNRILQRVETNRSQLKNINDRVTLAQAKIEKVKGSKKAIKVFSSAKYPAPERLQEFCSIFSGADDSWTEKRTRHKIQSKHRALDEQALQEKLKYYPVYVSPRGQEEEAAEEGLGSLPPNINSVSSLLLFNTTENLYKKYVFLDPLAGVVTRTNQPLEGDDEDRLFDAPLSISKREQLERQTAENYFYVPDLGEVPEIDVPYYLPDLPGVADDLMYSADLGPGIAPSAPGGPIPELPTFSTEEVPEPIRADAQDGRLLPPPPPPPPPPPPPPPPMSPPAPPLPPSQPSAPVPDQTGDTGEDSPLLLPNCTFGSCAQTSPLYLPAPVQGAPKEVVKPSEGRASLLESIRQAGGIGKAKLRSVKEKKLEKKKMKEQEQVRATAGGGDLMSDLFNKLAMRRKGISGKGPAAGSGDSPAGAFARISDTIPPLPPPQATPGEADEDEWES; this is encoded by the exons ggggcgctgtggcgATGCCTCAGAGGATGTCCATGGAGCGCCAGGCCTACTCTGTGCCGCTCATCCAGCCGGACCTGCGCAGGGAAGAGACCATCCAGCAGATCAGCCTCACCCTGCAGCAGCTCCAGAGCGTCTCCAACGACATCTTCAACAG GATCCTTCAACGAGTGGAGACCAACCGGTCCCAACTGAAGAACATCAATGACCGGGTCACCCTGGCGCAGGCCAAGATAGAGAAGGTCAAGGGCAGCAAAAAGGCCATAAAg GTGTTCTCTAGCGCCAAGTACCCGGCCCCGGAGCGTCTCCAGGAGTTCTGCTCCATCTTCTCCGGAGCCGATGACTCGTGGACAGAGAAGAGGACGAGGCACAAGATCCAGAGCAAGCACCGGGCGCTGGACGAGCAGGCGCTGCAG gagaaactcAAGTACTACCCCGTATACGTCAGCCCCAGGGGGCAAGAAGAGGAGGCGGCGGAGGAGGGGCTGGGGAGTCTGCCCCCCAATATTAACtccgtcagctccctgctcctcttCAACACCACAGAGAACCT GTATAAGAAGTACGTGTTCCTGGACCCTCTGGCCGGGGTGGTGACCCGCACTAACCAGCCACTAGAGGGCGACGATGAGGACCGGCTGTTTGATGCCCCCCTGTCCATCTCTAAGCGGGAGCAGCTGGAGAGGCAG ACGGCTGAGAATTACTTCTACGTTCCGGATTTGGGTGAAGTCCCTGAGATCGATGTCCCTTATTACCTGCCGGATCTTCCTGGGGTGGCGGACGACCTCATGTACAGCGCTGACCTGGGCCCGGGCATCGCCCCATCTGCCCCCGGGGGTCCGATCCCGGAGCTGCCCACCTTCAGCACCGAGGAGGTGCCGGAGCCCATAAGAGCag ATGCACAAGATGGCCGCCTCCTGCCTCCCCCgccgcctcctccccctcccccaccacctcctccaccccccatgtCCCCCCCTGCCCCTCCGCTGCCTCCATCACAGCCCAGTGCCCCGGTGCCGGACCAGACTGGTGATACTGGTGAGGActcgcccctcctcctccccaatTGTACATTTGGCTCCTGTGCTCAGACGTCTCCCCTTTATCTCCCAGCCCCCGTCCAAGGAGCCCCCAAAGAGGTGGTGAAGCCCTCGGAAGGGCGCGCGTCTCTGCTGGAGTCCATCCGCCAGGCGGGAGGCATCGGGAAAGCCAAACTGCGCAGCGTCAAGGAGAAGAAGCtggagaagaagaagatgaaggaGCAGGAACAAG TGAGGGCGACCGCAGGAGGAGGAGATCTCATGTCCGACCTGTTCAACAAGCTGGCCATGAGAAGGAAAG GAATCTCCGGGAAGGGTCCGGCTGCCGGGAGCGGAGATTCTCCTGCCGGGGCGTTTGCCAGGATCTCGGATACTatcccacccctccccccaccGCAGGCCACGCCGGGAGAAGCCGACGAGGATGAATGGGAGTCCTAG